The following are from one region of the Dermacentor albipictus isolate Rhodes 1998 colony chromosome 5, USDA_Dalb.pri_finalv2, whole genome shotgun sequence genome:
- the LOC135906217 gene encoding condensin-2 complex subunit D3-L-like isoform X4 gives MLQSCYTAPNYSSRSIKPIMDLDDTDALVSWTISVFGELPFDLVEESWINAAWDNRYTDISLPDVDLLESVEGNSSALLDALSTACDVCQKWSRFSVSDVDVGEEDSDDKLWRTLMDNGVHYKALLGLVYLGIGQGNSAGAFLVKKKIALRFSKLYFNLVLVPGSSAYRIFQESLFQSAIQCFRLPSKNTNLNADGTGSRNASQSGSTRGGGRGGRRKQSATAAAGDDADANESTVVESETISESMLLDFMTCMTDSLKDLVWALQTFSLRPYGEVTDFLIQHLCELAQLDIPGADVRFNVGVEQQFRGCHYRQLTSYAYCALKLLCLPQHGEPADNFRTIAKSLMPHILMLAAGNAQTVTRPFANIRDNAVAFLCHVMRTCDDSLRESFQDVGIILIHNVAFHAVDRTDFRLKTTHAVIMIMGELTEERFKRVVQWFIKLTTVPLANRRIFALEMILALIWDERVADKRSDLLLAAMKRCNDKAASVKTKALSVLASVTNEQHDLWTPLLKVSNPVEPGDEGEGEQVAVEDDRLSQLMEVLKYRAEDSKVNVRKAALSLLQNVLCASGDFIKEEYVEILKESCLDLALLVRKQALQALTKCLRAHPEEELLLRLWLEGALPLVLDAENTVMEKAVEAVEELILGPLCLLAPGPDANLAWRLLAQVSQGPFREHHKYLQQAVLQLHRAEKLRPNELNVLKTYVGGPNDASVWLLLSKLSLCCDLGQGNFAFSYWKQQWEDQPEGSNSPRGSNETINHVLIVLKKVSRHLPSNALRELIADLEQRLSQLSLPVEVIAHTVDCLHSLKRNVHRERPELGERAVQVWCKQMLDKCQTFLSQAVMGTKGADSTLLEEQLVRHLMLLGEASQPAPRAVSSQLHDLVQACMTSPGGPEPTSEPVSREDAAMSEPDAENGDIKEKKPTRRSRARLSGGGKSCLRPTRRVRAHAVIVMGMLCIQNEMLAKTVVPTMGNSLSSSQDPMIRANLIVALTDMCKRYAVLVDPYLPIVTRCIKDSVPAIRSLVLTCLLQLLQQDFVKLHGRLFYRLLSALTDEEREIRELAEFGLVDCVLKRNTHVFYHRFVECLCYFNSYRGCSGQASQENVVETTERDRRLFSLEGEGRRDQRMALYRFMLLNMPDEDRFKLTLALTQSVLVPCADETNTGPGMEEECPELLHDTLWVLCSEEIKLQTIAAAAEDAATEEDPAQALLHTTRKTILSTVVRVNLVENVIPVVIALKNKLEAARSPLLRSLLMFLRELMRDYKAEVKDMLSADKKLASEVAFDLRRLEREEEEEAAAEGHPAATPKTPARAANPELRELLDTARKLREEAIKRRSIVVLPEVASEEGTAEQQNGDGEAAHQGDQADTASTAAAENAVENNPEEPAGDKLASKHTPSNARTKSRASSTASLESVSSKGGSRATPTGRPKDSLRNSAAPAASKSVSEVTPLRVSNSRSNSTARKELVMDLADSQVQEQAKGDVLMEDAAPDSPLSRCSSLSDLSDISALSIEDATDGAKRRIRKKSQTPTPPSGVRISGRLRSPRRRFPIELGETNAVQSSPPQNSATSVPDSPAHSETDAGEFKKPTKKPGRLTTSMSSAQTSTPVLGDRRKRLCKSPNISVIK, from the exons AACTATTCGTCGAGGAGCATTAAGCCTATCATGGACCTGGACGACACCGACGCTCTCGTAAGTTGGACCATTTCCGTGTTTGGGGAACTGCCCTTCGACCTTGTTGAAGAATCATGGATCAATGCGGCATGGGATAACAGGTACACGGATATAAGTCTCCCCGATGTCGATTTGTTGGAGTCTGTTGAAGGAAACAGTTCTGCCTTGCTGGACGCTCTGTCGACTGCGTGCGACGTTTGCCAGAAGTGGTCTCGCTTTTCGGTGTCTGACGTGGACGTAGGAGAGGAAGACAGTGACGACAAACTTTGGAGAACTCTCATGGACAATGGTGTCCACTACAAAGCGTTGCTAGGCTTGGTGTACTTAGGAATCGGTCAGGGCAACTCGGCAGGTGCCTTCCTCGTGAAGAAGAAGATAGCCTTGCGATTTTCTAAACTCTACTTCAACCTCGTGCTTGTGCCGGGAAGCTCTGCATACAGaattttccaggagagccttttCCAAAGCGCCATTCAGTGTTTTCGTCTTCCGAGCAAGAACACCAACCTGAATGCAGATGGAACGGGAAGCAGAAACGCGTCACAGAGCGGGAGCACGCGTGGCGGTGGTCGGGGCGGCCGGCGAAAGCAGTCCGCCACAGCCGCGGCTGgcgacgacgccgacgccaaTGAGAGCACGGTTGTTGAAAGTGAGACCATTTCAGAATCAATGCTTCTGGACTTCATGACCTGTATGACGGACTCGCTGAAGGACCTCGTTTGGGCGCTGCAGACATTCAGCCTGCGCCCCTACGGGGAAGTGACTGACTTTCTCATCCAACATCTGTGCGAACTGGCCCAGCTCGACATTCCCGGTGCAGACGTGCGCTTCAACGTCGGCGTAGAGCAGCAGTTCCGCGGCTGCCACTACCGCCAGCTGACTTCGTACGCCTACTGCGCGCTCAAGCTCCTGTGCCTGCCGCAGCACGGGGAGCCTGCCGACAACTTCCGGACCATTGCCAAGAGCCTGATGCCGCACATCCTCATGCTAGCCGCCGGCAACGCGCAGACCGTGACCCGTCCCTTCGCGAATATCCGAGACAACGCCGTGGCCTTTTTGTGCCACGTGATGCGGACGTGTGACGACTCCCTCAGGGAGAGCTTCCAGGACGTGGGAATCATCCTGATCCACAACGTCGCCTTCCACGCCGTGGACCGCACCGACTTCCGACTTAAGACCACGCATGCCGTGATCATGATTATGGGCGAGCTCACCGAGGAGCGCTTCAAGCGCGTCGTCCAGTGGTTCATAAAGCTCACAACGGTGCCGCTGGCCAACCGGCGTATCTTTGCCCTCGAAATGATCCTTGCCCTCATATGGGACGAGCGGGTGGCTGACAAGCGGTCGGACCTGCTGCTTGCTGCCATGAAGCGATGCAATGACAAGGCTGCCTCAGTCAAGACCAAGGCACTGTCCGTGCTTGCGAGCGTGACGAACGAGCAGCACGATCTGTGGACGCCCTTGCTTAAGGTTTCTAACCCTGTTGAGCCAGGAGATGAGGGTGAAGGGGAACAGGTGGCCGTTGAGGACGACCGCCTCTCCCAGCTGATGGAGGTGCTCAAGTATCGTGCAGAAGACTCTAAAGTGAATGTGCGCAAAGCGGCACTCTCACTGCTGCAGAATGTACTCTGCGCCAGTGGCGACTTCATCAAGGAGGAGTACGTGGAG ATTCTGAAGGAGAGCTGCCTGGACTTGGCTCTGCTAGTGCGTAAGCAGGCACTTCAGGCTCTGACCAAGTGCCTGCGTGCACACCCAGAGGAAGAGCTGTTGCTGCGGCTCTGGTTGGAAGGAGCGCTTCCGCTGGTGCTGGATGCCGAGAACACTGTCATGGAGAAGGCTGTTGAGGCCGTTGAGGAGCTGATTCTGGGACCGCTGTGCCTCTTGGCACCAGGGCCTGATGCCAACCTGGCCTGGCGGCTACTGGCACAG GTGTCTCAAGGCCCATTTCGTGAGCACCACAAGTACCTCCAGCAAGCTGTGCTGCAGCTGCATCGTGCTGAGAAGTTGCGGCCCAACGAGTTGAACGTCCTGAAAACTTATGTTGGAGGACCCAACGATGCCTCAGTCTGGCTGCTGCTTTCCAAGCTCTCTCTGTGCTGTGACCTTGGCCAGGGCAACTTCGCCTTCAGCTACTGGAAGCAGCAGTGGGAGGACCAGCCGGAAGGGTCGAATAGCCCACGTGGCTCCAACGAGACAATTAACCACGTGCTTATTGTCCTCAAGAAAGTGTCTCGCCACTTGCCCTCAAATGCGCTGCGAGAGCTGATAGCAGATCTGGAGCAGCGGCTATCTCAGCTGAGTCTCCCTGTAGAGGTTATCGCTCACACAGTGGACTGCTTGCACAGTCTTAAGCGTAACGTGCACCGGGAGCGGCCTGAACTGGGCGAGCGTGCCGTCCAGGTATGGTGTAAGCAGATGCTGGACAAATGCCAAACGTTCCTTTCCCAGGCCGTCATGGGAACTAAGGGTGCAGACAGCACACTTCTGGAAGAGCAActggtgcgccatctcatgctcCTCGGGGAGGCATCTCAGCCCGCACCTCGTGCTGTCTCCAGCCAGCTTCATGACCTGGTTCAGGCCTGCATGACCAGTCCGGGTGGCCCAGAGCCCACATCAGAGCCTGTCTCTAGGGAAGATGCCGCCATGTCAGAGCCTGATGCCGAGAATGGTGATATCAAGGAGAAGAAACCAACCAGGCGATCCCGGGCACGACTGTCGGGTGGTGGAAAGAGCTGCCTGCGACCCACTCGGCGCGTGCGTGCCCATGCAGTGATTGTGATGGGTATGCTTTGCATACAGAATGAAATGCTTGCGAAGACCGTTGTGCCAACCATGGGAAATTCTCTGTCAAGCAGCCAGGATCCGATGATACGTGCCAACCTGATAGTTGCATTGACTGACATGTGCAAGCGTTATGCAGTCCTGGTTGACCCGTATCTACCCATTGTGACACGTTGCATCAAAGACTCTGTTCCAGCTATTCGCAGTTTGGTCCTCACATGCTTGCTGCAGTTGCTGCAACAGGATTTTGTTAAGCTGCATGGGCGGCTCTTCTATAGGTTACTTTCAGCCCTTACTGACGAGGAGCGCGAGATTCGCGAGCTGGCTGAGTTTGGGCTAGTGGACTGTGTGCTCAAACGGAATACGCATGTCTTTTACCACCGGTTCGTGGAGTGCCTCTGCTACTTCAACTCTTACCGCGGTTGCAGCGGCCAGGCATCACAGGAAAATGTTGTTGAGACGACCGAGCGGGACCGGCGCCTGTTCAGCCTTGAAGGAGAGGGTCGACGGGACCAGCGTATGGCATTGTACCGCTTCATGTTGCTAAACATGCCAGATGAAGATAGGTTTAAGCTAACCCTTGCACTGACCCAGAGTGTGCTTGTGCCCTGTGCGGATGAGACAAACACTGGCCCCGGCATGGAAGAGGAGTGCCCTGAGCTGCTACATGACACATTGTGGGTGCTGTGCTCCGAGGAGATCAAACTGCAAACCATTGCAGCTGCAGCTGAGGATGCAGCTACAGAGGAAGACCCTGCCCAGGCCTTGCTGCACACCACACGCAAAACAATACTCAGCACTGTG GTGCGGGTGAATTTGGTGGAGAACGTGATCCCTGTGGTCATCGCTCTCAAGAACAAGTTGGAGGCTGCCCGGTCACCACTACTGCGGTCACTGCTCATGTTCCTACGCGAGCTAATGCGCGACTACAAGGCGGAGGTCAAGGACATGCTGTCGGCAGACAAGAAGCTGGCCAGCGAGGTTGCCTTTGACCTGCGGCGCCTGGAACGGGAGGAAGAAGAGGAGGCCGCTGCCGAGGGCCATCCGGCTGCAACACCAAAGACACCTGCACGTGCGGCAAACCCAGAGCTTAGGGAACTGCTTGACACAGCGCGTAAGCTCAGGGAAGAGGCCATCAAGCGGCGCAGCATTGTGGTGCTGCCAGAAGTTGCATCTGAGGAAGGAACTGCAGAGCAACAGAATGGCGATGGCGAGGCTGCGCATCAAGGTGACCAAG CAGACACTGCCTCAACTGCAGCTGCGGAAAACGCTGTTGAGAATAATCCAGAGGAACCAGCTGGTGACAAGCTTGCTTCAAAACACACACCTAGCAATGCACGGACAAAAAGTCGGGCTAGCTCCACGGCTAGCCTCGAGTCTGTGTCAAGCAAAGGTGGCTCTAGAGCTACACCAACCGGACGACCAAAGGACTCTTTACGGAACTCTGCAGCACCTGCGGCCAGCAAGTCTGTTTCTGAAGTGACTCCACTAAGGGTTTCAAACAGCCGCTCTAACTCAACAGCACGAAAAGAACTCGTGATGGACCTAGCTGACAGTCAAGTACAAGAGCAGGCAAAAGGTGATGTTCTGATGGAAGACGCTGCTCCAGATTCCCCACTGTCACGGTGTTCCAGTTTATCTGACCTTAGTGACATCAGTGCACTGTCTATTGAGGATGCCACAGATGGAGCTAAGagaagaataagaaagaagagTCAGACTCCTACGCCTCCTTCGGGAGTTCGTATTTCAGGGAGGCTTCGGTCACCAAGGAGGAGGTTTCCAATCGAACTTGGCGAAACTAACGCTGTACAAAGTTCACCGCCACAAAACTCTGCAACATCAGTCCCCGATTCACCAGCACATTCAGAGACAGATGCTGGCGAGTTCAAAAAGCCAACAAAGAAACCTGGTCGATTAACAACAAGCATGAGCAGTGCCCAGACCAGTACGCCTGTGCTCGGCGACCGAAGAAAAAGGCTCTGCAAGTCTCCCAATATCAGTGTAATCAAATGA
- the LOC135906217 gene encoding condensin-2 complex subunit D3-L-like isoform X3, whose amino-acid sequence MERRKRRQTAKPRPNYSSRSIKPIMDLDDTDALVSWTISVFGELPFDLVEESWINAAWDNRYTDISLPDVDLLESVEGNSSALLDALSTACDVCQKWSRFSVSDVDVGEEDSDDKLWRTLMDNGVHYKALLGLVYLGIGQGNSAGAFLVKKKIALRFSKLYFNLVLVPGSSAYRIFQESLFQSAIQCFRLPSKNTNLNADGTGSRNASQSGSTRGGGRGGRRKQSATAAAGDDADANESTVVESETISESMLLDFMTCMTDSLKDLVWALQTFSLRPYGEVTDFLIQHLCELAQLDIPGADVRFNVGVEQQFRGCHYRQLTSYAYCALKLLCLPQHGEPADNFRTIAKSLMPHILMLAAGNAQTVTRPFANIRDNAVAFLCHVMRTCDDSLRESFQDVGIILIHNVAFHAVDRTDFRLKTTHAVIMIMGELTEERFKRVVQWFIKLTTVPLANRRIFALEMILALIWDERVADKRSDLLLAAMKRCNDKAASVKTKALSVLASVTNEQHDLWTPLLKVSNPVEPGDEGEGEQVAVEDDRLSQLMEVLKYRAEDSKVNVRKAALSLLQNVLCASGDFIKEEYVEILKESCLDLALLVRKQALQALTKCLRAHPEEELLLRLWLEGALPLVLDAENTVMEKAVEAVEELILGPLCLLAPGPDANLAWRLLAQVSQGPFREHHKYLQQAVLQLHRAEKLRPNELNVLKTYVGGPNDASVWLLLSKLSLCCDLGQGNFAFSYWKQQWEDQPEGSNSPRGSNETINHVLIVLKKVSRHLPSNALRELIADLEQRLSQLSLPVEVIAHTVDCLHSLKRNVHRERPELGERAVQVWCKQMLDKCQTFLSQAVMGTKGADSTLLEEQLVRHLMLLGEASQPAPRAVSSQLHDLVQACMTSPGGPEPTSEPVSREDAAMSEPDAENGDIKEKKPTRRSRARLSGGGKSCLRPTRRVRAHAVIVMGMLCIQNEMLAKTVVPTMGNSLSSSQDPMIRANLIVALTDMCKRYAVLVDPYLPIVTRCIKDSVPAIRSLVLTCLLQLLQQDFVKLHGRLFYRLLSALTDEEREIRELAEFGLVDCVLKRNTHVFYHRFVECLCYFNSYRGCSGQASQENVVETTERDRRLFSLEGEGRRDQRMALYRFMLLNMPDEDRFKLTLALTQSVLVPCADETNTGPGMEEECPELLHDTLWVLCSEEIKLQTIAAAAEDAATEEDPAQALLHTTRKTILSTVVRVNLVENVIPVVIALKNKLEAARSPLLRSLLMFLRELMRDYKAEVKDMLSADKKLASEVAFDLRRLEREEEEEAAAEGHPAATPKTPARAANPELRELLDTARKLREEAIKRRSIVVLPEVASEEGTAEQQNGDGEAAHQGDQADTASTAAAENAVENNPEEPAGDKLASKHTPSNARTKSRASSTASLESVSSKGGSRATPTGRPKDSLRNSAAPAASKSVSEVTPLRVSNSRSNSTARKELVMDLADSQVQEQAKGDVLMEDAAPDSPLSRCSSLSDLSDISALSIEDATDGAKRRIRKKSQTPTPPSGVRISGRLRSPRRRFPIELGETNAVQSSPPQNSATSVPDSPAHSETDAGEFKKPTKKPGRLTTSMSSAQTSTPVLGDRRKRLCKSPNISVIK is encoded by the exons AACTATTCGTCGAGGAGCATTAAGCCTATCATGGACCTGGACGACACCGACGCTCTCGTAAGTTGGACCATTTCCGTGTTTGGGGAACTGCCCTTCGACCTTGTTGAAGAATCATGGATCAATGCGGCATGGGATAACAGGTACACGGATATAAGTCTCCCCGATGTCGATTTGTTGGAGTCTGTTGAAGGAAACAGTTCTGCCTTGCTGGACGCTCTGTCGACTGCGTGCGACGTTTGCCAGAAGTGGTCTCGCTTTTCGGTGTCTGACGTGGACGTAGGAGAGGAAGACAGTGACGACAAACTTTGGAGAACTCTCATGGACAATGGTGTCCACTACAAAGCGTTGCTAGGCTTGGTGTACTTAGGAATCGGTCAGGGCAACTCGGCAGGTGCCTTCCTCGTGAAGAAGAAGATAGCCTTGCGATTTTCTAAACTCTACTTCAACCTCGTGCTTGTGCCGGGAAGCTCTGCATACAGaattttccaggagagccttttCCAAAGCGCCATTCAGTGTTTTCGTCTTCCGAGCAAGAACACCAACCTGAATGCAGATGGAACGGGAAGCAGAAACGCGTCACAGAGCGGGAGCACGCGTGGCGGTGGTCGGGGCGGCCGGCGAAAGCAGTCCGCCACAGCCGCGGCTGgcgacgacgccgacgccaaTGAGAGCACGGTTGTTGAAAGTGAGACCATTTCAGAATCAATGCTTCTGGACTTCATGACCTGTATGACGGACTCGCTGAAGGACCTCGTTTGGGCGCTGCAGACATTCAGCCTGCGCCCCTACGGGGAAGTGACTGACTTTCTCATCCAACATCTGTGCGAACTGGCCCAGCTCGACATTCCCGGTGCAGACGTGCGCTTCAACGTCGGCGTAGAGCAGCAGTTCCGCGGCTGCCACTACCGCCAGCTGACTTCGTACGCCTACTGCGCGCTCAAGCTCCTGTGCCTGCCGCAGCACGGGGAGCCTGCCGACAACTTCCGGACCATTGCCAAGAGCCTGATGCCGCACATCCTCATGCTAGCCGCCGGCAACGCGCAGACCGTGACCCGTCCCTTCGCGAATATCCGAGACAACGCCGTGGCCTTTTTGTGCCACGTGATGCGGACGTGTGACGACTCCCTCAGGGAGAGCTTCCAGGACGTGGGAATCATCCTGATCCACAACGTCGCCTTCCACGCCGTGGACCGCACCGACTTCCGACTTAAGACCACGCATGCCGTGATCATGATTATGGGCGAGCTCACCGAGGAGCGCTTCAAGCGCGTCGTCCAGTGGTTCATAAAGCTCACAACGGTGCCGCTGGCCAACCGGCGTATCTTTGCCCTCGAAATGATCCTTGCCCTCATATGGGACGAGCGGGTGGCTGACAAGCGGTCGGACCTGCTGCTTGCTGCCATGAAGCGATGCAATGACAAGGCTGCCTCAGTCAAGACCAAGGCACTGTCCGTGCTTGCGAGCGTGACGAACGAGCAGCACGATCTGTGGACGCCCTTGCTTAAGGTTTCTAACCCTGTTGAGCCAGGAGATGAGGGTGAAGGGGAACAGGTGGCCGTTGAGGACGACCGCCTCTCCCAGCTGATGGAGGTGCTCAAGTATCGTGCAGAAGACTCTAAAGTGAATGTGCGCAAAGCGGCACTCTCACTGCTGCAGAATGTACTCTGCGCCAGTGGCGACTTCATCAAGGAGGAGTACGTGGAG ATTCTGAAGGAGAGCTGCCTGGACTTGGCTCTGCTAGTGCGTAAGCAGGCACTTCAGGCTCTGACCAAGTGCCTGCGTGCACACCCAGAGGAAGAGCTGTTGCTGCGGCTCTGGTTGGAAGGAGCGCTTCCGCTGGTGCTGGATGCCGAGAACACTGTCATGGAGAAGGCTGTTGAGGCCGTTGAGGAGCTGATTCTGGGACCGCTGTGCCTCTTGGCACCAGGGCCTGATGCCAACCTGGCCTGGCGGCTACTGGCACAG GTGTCTCAAGGCCCATTTCGTGAGCACCACAAGTACCTCCAGCAAGCTGTGCTGCAGCTGCATCGTGCTGAGAAGTTGCGGCCCAACGAGTTGAACGTCCTGAAAACTTATGTTGGAGGACCCAACGATGCCTCAGTCTGGCTGCTGCTTTCCAAGCTCTCTCTGTGCTGTGACCTTGGCCAGGGCAACTTCGCCTTCAGCTACTGGAAGCAGCAGTGGGAGGACCAGCCGGAAGGGTCGAATAGCCCACGTGGCTCCAACGAGACAATTAACCACGTGCTTATTGTCCTCAAGAAAGTGTCTCGCCACTTGCCCTCAAATGCGCTGCGAGAGCTGATAGCAGATCTGGAGCAGCGGCTATCTCAGCTGAGTCTCCCTGTAGAGGTTATCGCTCACACAGTGGACTGCTTGCACAGTCTTAAGCGTAACGTGCACCGGGAGCGGCCTGAACTGGGCGAGCGTGCCGTCCAGGTATGGTGTAAGCAGATGCTGGACAAATGCCAAACGTTCCTTTCCCAGGCCGTCATGGGAACTAAGGGTGCAGACAGCACACTTCTGGAAGAGCAActggtgcgccatctcatgctcCTCGGGGAGGCATCTCAGCCCGCACCTCGTGCTGTCTCCAGCCAGCTTCATGACCTGGTTCAGGCCTGCATGACCAGTCCGGGTGGCCCAGAGCCCACATCAGAGCCTGTCTCTAGGGAAGATGCCGCCATGTCAGAGCCTGATGCCGAGAATGGTGATATCAAGGAGAAGAAACCAACCAGGCGATCCCGGGCACGACTGTCGGGTGGTGGAAAGAGCTGCCTGCGACCCACTCGGCGCGTGCGTGCCCATGCAGTGATTGTGATGGGTATGCTTTGCATACAGAATGAAATGCTTGCGAAGACCGTTGTGCCAACCATGGGAAATTCTCTGTCAAGCAGCCAGGATCCGATGATACGTGCCAACCTGATAGTTGCATTGACTGACATGTGCAAGCGTTATGCAGTCCTGGTTGACCCGTATCTACCCATTGTGACACGTTGCATCAAAGACTCTGTTCCAGCTATTCGCAGTTTGGTCCTCACATGCTTGCTGCAGTTGCTGCAACAGGATTTTGTTAAGCTGCATGGGCGGCTCTTCTATAGGTTACTTTCAGCCCTTACTGACGAGGAGCGCGAGATTCGCGAGCTGGCTGAGTTTGGGCTAGTGGACTGTGTGCTCAAACGGAATACGCATGTCTTTTACCACCGGTTCGTGGAGTGCCTCTGCTACTTCAACTCTTACCGCGGTTGCAGCGGCCAGGCATCACAGGAAAATGTTGTTGAGACGACCGAGCGGGACCGGCGCCTGTTCAGCCTTGAAGGAGAGGGTCGACGGGACCAGCGTATGGCATTGTACCGCTTCATGTTGCTAAACATGCCAGATGAAGATAGGTTTAAGCTAACCCTTGCACTGACCCAGAGTGTGCTTGTGCCCTGTGCGGATGAGACAAACACTGGCCCCGGCATGGAAGAGGAGTGCCCTGAGCTGCTACATGACACATTGTGGGTGCTGTGCTCCGAGGAGATCAAACTGCAAACCATTGCAGCTGCAGCTGAGGATGCAGCTACAGAGGAAGACCCTGCCCAGGCCTTGCTGCACACCACACGCAAAACAATACTCAGCACTGTG GTGCGGGTGAATTTGGTGGAGAACGTGATCCCTGTGGTCATCGCTCTCAAGAACAAGTTGGAGGCTGCCCGGTCACCACTACTGCGGTCACTGCTCATGTTCCTACGCGAGCTAATGCGCGACTACAAGGCGGAGGTCAAGGACATGCTGTCGGCAGACAAGAAGCTGGCCAGCGAGGTTGCCTTTGACCTGCGGCGCCTGGAACGGGAGGAAGAAGAGGAGGCCGCTGCCGAGGGCCATCCGGCTGCAACACCAAAGACACCTGCACGTGCGGCAAACCCAGAGCTTAGGGAACTGCTTGACACAGCGCGTAAGCTCAGGGAAGAGGCCATCAAGCGGCGCAGCATTGTGGTGCTGCCAGAAGTTGCATCTGAGGAAGGAACTGCAGAGCAACAGAATGGCGATGGCGAGGCTGCGCATCAAGGTGACCAAG CAGACACTGCCTCAACTGCAGCTGCGGAAAACGCTGTTGAGAATAATCCAGAGGAACCAGCTGGTGACAAGCTTGCTTCAAAACACACACCTAGCAATGCACGGACAAAAAGTCGGGCTAGCTCCACGGCTAGCCTCGAGTCTGTGTCAAGCAAAGGTGGCTCTAGAGCTACACCAACCGGACGACCAAAGGACTCTTTACGGAACTCTGCAGCACCTGCGGCCAGCAAGTCTGTTTCTGAAGTGACTCCACTAAGGGTTTCAAACAGCCGCTCTAACTCAACAGCACGAAAAGAACTCGTGATGGACCTAGCTGACAGTCAAGTACAAGAGCAGGCAAAAGGTGATGTTCTGATGGAAGACGCTGCTCCAGATTCCCCACTGTCACGGTGTTCCAGTTTATCTGACCTTAGTGACATCAGTGCACTGTCTATTGAGGATGCCACAGATGGAGCTAAGagaagaataagaaagaagagTCAGACTCCTACGCCTCCTTCGGGAGTTCGTATTTCAGGGAGGCTTCGGTCACCAAGGAGGAGGTTTCCAATCGAACTTGGCGAAACTAACGCTGTACAAAGTTCACCGCCACAAAACTCTGCAACATCAGTCCCCGATTCACCAGCACATTCAGAGACAGATGCTGGCGAGTTCAAAAAGCCAACAAAGAAACCTGGTCGATTAACAACAAGCATGAGCAGTGCCCAGACCAGTACGCCTGTGCTCGGCGACCGAAGAAAAAGGCTCTGCAAGTCTCCCAATATCAGTGTAATCAAATGA